From a region of the Vicia villosa cultivar HV-30 ecotype Madison, WI unplaced genomic scaffold, Vvil1.0 ctg.000602F_1_1_3, whole genome shotgun sequence genome:
- the LOC131629745 gene encoding probable galacturonosyltransferase 12: MQLHISPSLRHVTVLPGKGLKEFIKVKVASRRLSYRMLFYSLLFFTFLLRFVFVLTAVDGIDGENKCSTIGCLGKKLGPRILGRRPESSVPEVIYQTLDEPLGNDELNGRVDIPQTLEEFMINMKEGRYDAKTFAVKLREMVTLMEQRTRLAKIQEYLYRHVASSSIPKQLHCLDLRLAHEHTNNAAARLQLPSAELVPALVDNSYFHFVLASDNVLAASVVATSLVRNCLRPKKVVIHIITDRKTYYPMQAWFSLHPLLPAVIEVKALHHFDWFTKGKVPVLEAMEKDQKVRSQFRGGSSAIVANTSEKPNVIASKLQALSPKYNSVMNHIRIHLPELYPSLNKVVFLDDDIVVQTDLTPLWDIDMNGKVNGAVETCHGEDKFVMSKRLKSYLNFSHPLISKSFSPDECAWAYGMNIFDLEAWRKTNISNTYHYWVEQNIKSDLSLWQLGTLPPGLIAFHGHVQIIEPFWHMLGLGYQENTNVADVENAGVIHFNGRAKPWLDIAFPQLRSLWTKYVDFSDKFIKSCHIRA; this comes from the exons ATGCAGCTGCATATTTCTCCGAGTTTGAGGCATGTTACAGTGCTGCCAGGGAAAGGACTTAAGGAGTTTATCAAAGTGAAAGTTGCGTCGAGGCGTCTTTCTTATAGGATGCTGTTCTATTCGCTTCTGTTCTTTACTTTTCTTCTGAGGTTTGTGTTTGTTTTAACAGCTGTGGATGGCATTGATGGCGAAAACAAGTGCTCAACCATAG GTTGTCTAGGAAAAAAATTAGGGCCAAGGATTTTGGGTAGACGACCTGAATCAAGT GTCCCAGAAGTGATATACCAAACTTTAGATGAACCTCTTGGCAATGATGAGCTAAATGGAAGGGTTGATATTCCACAGACTTTAGAAGAGTTCATGATTAATATGAAGGAAGGTCGATATGATGCCAAGACATTTGCAGTTAAACTTAGAGAAATG GTAACCCTTATGGAACAAAGGACTAGGTTGGCCAAAATCCAAGAATATCTATACCGCCACGTAGCATCGAGCAGCATACCGAAACAACTTCATTGCCTTGACTTGAGGTTGGCGCATGAGCATACAAACAATGCGGCAGCGCGCCTACAGCTACCCTCTGCAGAACTAGTTCCTGCCCTTGTTGACAATTCCTACTTCCACTTTGTCTTGGCCTCAGATAATGTGCTTGCTGCCTCGGTCGTTGCAACGTCACTTGTTCGCAACTGTTTACGACCTAAGAAGGTTGTTATACACATAATTACAGACAGAAAGACTTATTATCCAATGCAGGCTTGGTTCTCATTGCATCCTTTATTACCTGCTGTGATTGAGGTCAAGGCATTGCACCATTTCGATTGGTTTACAAAGGGAAAGGTTCCTGTTTTAGAAGCAATGGAGAAAGATCAGAAGGTGCGGTCGCAGTTTCGAGGAGGTTCATCAGCTATAGTTGCAAATACCTCTGAGAAACCAAATGTTATTGCGTCGAAATTGCAAGCACTCAGTCCTAAGTACAATTCAGTCATGAACCACATCCGGATACACCTACCCGAG TTGTATCCAAGTCTTAACAAAGTGGTCTTCCTCGACGATGACATTGTGGTACAAACCGATCTTACACCTCTGTGGGACATTGACATGAATGGAAAAGTCAATGGAGCAGTGGAAACATGTCATGGAGAAGACAAGTTTGTGATGTCAAAGAGGTTGAAAAGCTATTTGAACTTCTCTCACCCTCTAATCTCCAAAAGTTTCAGTCCCGACGAATGTGCTTGGGCATATGGCATGAACATTTTTGATTTGGAGGCTTGGAGGAAGACCAATATAAGCAATACATATCATTATTGGGTTGAGCAA AATATTAAATCGGACCTGAGTTTGTGGCAGCTAGGGACATTACCTCCTGGATTGATAGCATTTCATGGCCATGTCCAAATTATAGAACCTTTCTGGCACATGCTTGGATTAGGATATCAGGAAAACACAAATGTTGCTGATGTTGAGAATGCTGGTGTCATCCATTTCAATGGCAGGGCAAAGCCATGGCTAGACATAGCATTTCCACAACTAAGGTCTTTATGGACAAAATATGTCGACTTCTCAGATAAGTTCATTAAAAGCTGTCACATTAGAGCATGA
- the LOC131629746 gene encoding uncharacterized protein LOC131629746: MASSSSSSSYFHSTHSQSTKFSKPSPCVTAYSKNKFTSISFHTHYLCKYYHISCIPSNPTVPLKATSTLIHSSLSSLNPPISKEDAILQAKTSLSTALEKPLNNPKLFGKIKKLKQPKFQVEIPVIDDSPDSLSNLALDIFGDIDIPVKRKDSPIKILILWPNPSLKEAAVLAFESHSSNQVEHIDIVSVAKTDPRKLNSADVVIFLAPESSQLSVVKMVSDGVFPKPVVMMNPKWAFEEEGNFGNLSGFVNSFEVVYSFMGLEVRGLLSKRKGVIFKCVKDGAVSGERWNVLVEEGGEMKVISSFKVRPTIGQVESVLYNLMAINSPITKSAKFFMGLVSNVTGKK, translated from the coding sequence AtggcatcatcatcttcatcatcatcctacTTTCACTCAACTCATTCACAATCTACCAAATTTTCCAAGCCATCACCATGCGTAACTGcatattccaagaacaaattTACATCAATCTCATTTCATACTCATTATCTATGCAAATACTACCATATATCATGCATCCCCTCAAATCCCACTGTTCCCCTCAAAGCTACTTCTACACTCATTCACTCTTCACTCTCTTCCCTTAACCCACCCATCTCAAAGGAAGATGCTATACTTCAAGCCAAAACCTCCCTTTCAACAGCCTTAGAGAAACCACTCAACAACCCTAAACTATTTGGCAAAATCAAGAAACTGAAACAACCCAAGTTCCAGGTCGAAATCCCGGTCATCGATGACTCGCCGGATTCGCTTTCCAATCTTGCTCTTGATATTTTCGGGGACATTGACATACCCGTCAAAAGAAAAGATTCTCCCATTAAGATTTTAATCCTTTGGCCTAATCCTAGCTTAAAAGAAGCTGCAGTTCTTGCCTTTGAGTCTCATTCAAGCAACCAAGTTGAACACATTGACATTGTTTCAGTTGCCAAAACTGACCCCAGAAAGTTGAATTCCGCCGATGTGGTGATATTTTTGGCGCCAGAGAGTTCGCAATTGTCGGTGGTGAAAATGGTGAGTGATGGGGTTTTTCCAAAGCCGGTGGTTATGATGAATCCAAAATGGGCATTTGAGGAAGAGGGTAACTTTGGTAATCTAAGTGGTTTTGTGAATTCCTTTGAAGTAGTTTATTCTTTTATGGGATTGGAGGTAAGAGGGCTATTAAGCAAAAGAAAAGGTGTGATTTTTAAGTGCGTGAAAGACGGGGCTGTGAGCGGAGAGAGATGGAATGTTCTTGTTGAAGAAGGTGGAGAAATGAAGGTGATTTCTTCATTCAAGGTTAGGCCAACCATTGGTCAAGTTGAGAGTGTTTTGTATAATCTGATGGCTATCAATTCACCTATAACAAAGTCTGCGAAATTCTTCATGGGATTGGTGTCTAATGTGACAGGGAAAAAGTAA
- the LOC131629747 gene encoding transcription factor ILR3-like, with translation MVSPENTNWLFDYALIDDIPVSDGSFAFTWPPQHPINVCVDMDGSLGDSDGIKDPGSKKRGRSDSSAPSSSKACREKQRRDRLNDKFVELGSILEPGRPPKTDKAAILTDAVRMVSQLRGEAQKLKDSNSGLQEKIKELKVEKNELRDEKQRLKAEKEKLEQQVKSMNAQPSFLTHPPAIPAAFAPQGQAHSNKLMPFMSYPGVAMWQFMPPASVDTSQDHVLRPPVA, from the exons ATGGTTTCGCCGGAAAACACCAATTGGCTTTTCGATTATGCTTTGATTGACGATATTCCCGTCTCTGATGGCTCCTTTGCCTTCACGTGGCCACCACAACATCCTATCAATGTCTG TGTTGATATGGATGGTTCTCTGGGAGATTCTGATGGTATCAAAGATCCTGGTTCAAAGAAGAG AGGTAGATCGGATTCGTCTGCTCCTTCCAGCTCTAAGGCATGTCGAGAGAAGCAGCGGAGGGATAGGCTGAATGATAA GTTTGTTGAATTAGGCTCTATCTTGGAGCCTGGAAGGCCACCCAAAACAGACAAGGCAGCAATTCTGACTGATGCTGTTCGAATGGTATCACAGTTGCGGGGTGAAGCCCAGAAATTGAAAGACTCTAATTCCGGTCTTCAAGAGAAGATTAAAGAGTTAAAG GTTGAGAAGAATGAACTCCGCGATGAGAAACAGAGGCTTAAGGCTGAGAAGGAGAAGCTGGAGCAGCAGGTGAAATCAATGAATGCTCAACCCAGTTTCTTGACACACCCTCCTGCAATCCCTGCTGCATTTGCTCCACAAGGCCAAGCCCATAGCAACAAGCTAATGCCTTTCATGAGTTATCCAGGAGTTGCCATGTGGCAATTCATGCCACCGGCCTCCGTGGATACCTCACAGGATCATGTGCTCCGTCCACCAGTTGCCTAA